The following proteins are encoded in a genomic region of Arachis ipaensis cultivar K30076 chromosome B02, Araip1.1, whole genome shotgun sequence:
- the LOC107626679 gene encoding uncharacterized protein LOC107626679 has protein sequence MRDLLRVNNESSSGLSFGGKTVVLGGDFRQILPVITKGSRQDIVNASINSSYLWQQCKLLRLTQNMRLRVTNGDENIEDLRKFANWILDVGDGKLGNLEDSASVISIPPELLIKEFDDPIEAIVQAIYGDYLKDSTDFSHLQGRAILAPTTNIVEEVNHYMLSLNSHEMKTYLSCNSASFKGGNNTFDNLHTPEFLATIKTLIIFKLTLINIKIKFQTLLFILTHVDTNFANTKHYFFHVYRAEARVDS, from the coding sequence ATGAGAGATTTGTTACGAGTTAACAATGAATCAAGCTCGGGATTAAGCTTTGGAGGAAAAACAGTTGTTCTAGGTGGAGACTTTAGGCAAATACTTCCAGTGATAACAAAAGGATCTAGGCAGGATATTGTTAATGCATCAATCAATTCATCCTATCTTTGGCAACAATGTAAGCTACTTAGGTTAACACAAAATATGCGTCTAAGAGTTACTAATGGAGATGAAAACATTGAAGATTTAAGGAAATTTGCAAATTGGATTCTTGATGTGGGTGATGGAAAACTAGGAAACTTAGAAGATAGTGCCAGTGTAATCAGTATTCCACCTGAGCTTCTTATAAAGGAATTTGATGATCCAATTGAGGCAATTGTTCAAGCTATCTATGGTGATTACTTAAAAGACTCGACTGATTTTAGTCATCTTCAAGGTCGCGCAATATTAGCTCCAACTACTAACATCGTTGAAGAGGTCAATCACTACATGCTTTCTTTGAACAGTCACGAAATGAAAACATACCTAAGTTGTAACTCAGCTTCCTTTAAAGGTGGTAATAACACGTTTGACAATCTTCACACTCCCGAATTTTTGGCAACTATCAAAACGCTTATCATCTTCAAATTAAccctaataaatattaaaattaagttTCAAACTTTGTTATTCATACTCACACATGTCGATACAAATTTTGCCAATACGAAGCATTACTTCTTCCATGTTTACCGCGCGGAGGCGCGGGTGGACAGCTAG
- the LOC107624031 gene encoding cytochrome P450 78A3, with amino-acid sequence MTSHIENLWVLALASKCTQENIAWSLLIMAILIWLTMSFYYWSHPGGPAWGKYYSYFYYYHRYCSSWTSKKTSLPTQPHQEQQRCFSSNEDKNMIPGPKGYPIIGSMALLSSQLAHHRILAAAKACNATRLMAFSLGDTRAIVTCHPDVAREILNGTVFADRPVKESAYSLMFNRAIGFAAHGTYWRTLRRIAATHLFSPKQIKASEIQRAEIATNMAARLGGACGGAAVTVREVLKTASLSHMMRLVFGYKKNLGMEGELRGLVEEGYDLLGTLNWGDHLPFLRDFDFQRIRFRCTELVPKVNRFVGSIIDEHRTDKNRNSANKDFVDVLLSLQGPDKLSESDMIAVLWEMIFRGTDTVSVLIEWILARMVLHPDVQRKVQDELDMVIGSRGTITEDDMAALVYLPAVVKEVLRLHPPGPLLSWARLAITDTIVDGYHVPKGTTAMVNMWAIARDPSVWKDPLEFKPERFVENEGGVEFSVLGSDLRLAPFGSGRRVCPGKTLGLATVMFWVASLLHKFEWLPLDGMDGVDLSEVLRLSCEMAKPLTVKVCPRHVSNDIIKANYEN; translated from the exons ATGACAAGCCACATTGAGAACCTTTGGGTGTTGGCCTTGGCCTCAAAATGCACACAAGAGAACATTGCATGGTCACTTTTGATCATGGCCATACTCATATGGCTAACCATGTCCTTCTATTACTGGTCTCACCCTGGTGGTCCTGCTTGGGGAAAGTACTATTCCTACTTCTACTACTACCACCGTTACTGCTCTAGTTGGACATCAAAAAAGACATCATTACCGACACAACCTCACCAAGAACAACAACGTTGCTTTTCATCAAACGAGGATAAAAATATGATCCCTGGCCCCAAAGGATACCCTATTATTGGGAGTATGGCCCTTCTGTCTTCCCAACTAGCACACCATCGCATCCTCGCCGCTGCAAAGGCATGCAACGCCACGAGGCTGATGGCGTTCAGTTTGGGAGACACAAGGGCTATAGTCACGTGCCATCCTGATGTGGCACGTGAGATTCTTAATGGGACGGTCTTTGCTGATCGTCCCGTTAAGGAATCAGCTTATAGCCTCATGTTCAACCGGGCCATCGGGTTTGCGGCCCACGGCACTTATTGGCGCACCCTCCGCCGCATCGCCGCCACACACCTTTTCTCACCTAAACAAATTAAGGCCTCGGAGATTCAGAGAGCCGAAATCGCCACAAATATGGCCGCCAGACTCGGCGGTGCTTGCGGTGGCGCCGCCGTCACGGTTCGTGAAGTGCTCAAAACGGCGTCGTTGAGCCACATGATGAGGTTGGTTTTTGGGTATAAGAAAAACTTGGGAATGGAAGGTGAGCTCAGAGGATTAGTGGAAGAAGGATATGATCTATTGGGTACCCTTAACTGGGGGGATCACTTGCCCTTCCTAAGGGACTTTGATTTTCAGAGAATCCGGTTCAGGTGTACGGAACTGGTTCCGAAGGTGAACCGGTTCGTTGGTTCGATCATCGATGAACACCGAACCGACAAGAACAGGAACAGCGCCAACAAGGATTTTGTTGATGTCTTGCTCTCTCTCCAAGGACCCGATAAGTTGTCTGAATCCGACATGATTGCTGTTCTTTGG gaAATGATTTTTAGGGGAACCGACACCGTCTCGGTTTTGATAGAGTGGATACTAGCAAGGATGGTCCTTCATCCAGACGTGCAACGCAAGGTTCAGGATGAGCTGGATATGGTGATTGGCTCACGTGGCACTATAACAGAGGATGACATGGCGGCATTGGTGTACCTCCCGGCTGTGGTAAAGGAAGTTCTAAGGCTTCACCCTCCGGGTCCACTTCTTTCCTGGGCCCGGTTGGCCATAACCGATACCATCGTTGATGGATATCATGTCCCCAAGGGGACTACGGCTATGGTCAACATGTGGGCTATAGCTCGTGACCCGTCTGTATGGAAGGACCCGCTTGAATTTAAGCCCGAGAGGTTCGTTGAGAATGAAGGAGGGGTTGAGTTTTCTGTTCTCGGGTCGGATCTTAGACTTGCTCCTTTTGGGTCTGGTCGACGGGTTTGCCCCGGAAAAACCTTAGGTTTGGCTACTGTGATGTTTTGGGTGGCATCGCTCTTACACAAGTTTGAATGGCTACCTTTAGATGGAATGGACGGTGTTGATCTCTCCGAGGTATTAAGGCTCTCTTGTGAAATGGCTAAGCCTCTCACGGTTAAGGTTTGCCCTAGGCATGTGTCTAATGATATTATTAAGGCTAATTATGAAAATTAG